In one Corallococcus sp. EGB genomic region, the following are encoded:
- a CDS encoding cell division protein FtsK produces MRRSRLEVLLAAVHPRVLCLMAWGVFTTQAACSPLSEFEPDDLLGSTAAAVTGGNILFVGNSFTHGNEEPAYSYNKAAVTDTNGSGQGGIPGIFKKLTTQAGFQFNVSLETASGQTLRWHYTNRSSTIGQATWDTVVFQEQSITPLPPSRGGSPAGFMDGARDLRTLVRAANPSANLYLYETWSSPTSVGTQGYPSGTAGLQAMQAELRDAYFKAYRDLGFTGVARVGDGFMRAVDQNLADPNPADGISPGMFNLWSAQDSRHSSKYGSYLSAAVLFAKVTQADPRTLATGAGSAAADLGISAADAAHLHRIAYEVNALADPVVSTPTRLHVTGATYTGAVTAGTPANITGNAQLVSLTTSEGTFTNLVGATANGLTSTNTPSSRGAEPANANAAATGLSIHDGANNLNTGNFQFGTAFTAKTRFFIIDSTLTSATPGDDATVTLINASNQIVGSYSLALLASDFTGSAAGNTSTALATVSYTSGVASLTGDPVGTVQSKLGGVSFSLADLGVTDVANISTATGLRISSATLDPNVVGLYTVP; encoded by the coding sequence ATGCGCCGGTCCCGACTCGAAGTGTTGCTGGCCGCCGTCCACCCGCGAGTGCTGTGCCTGATGGCCTGGGGCGTCTTCACGACCCAGGCGGCCTGTTCCCCTCTCTCCGAGTTCGAACCCGACGACCTCCTGGGGAGCACCGCCGCCGCGGTCACTGGGGGCAACATCCTCTTCGTGGGCAACAGCTTCACGCACGGCAACGAGGAGCCCGCCTATTCGTACAACAAGGCCGCCGTCACCGACACGAACGGCTCGGGCCAGGGCGGCATCCCGGGCATCTTCAAGAAGCTGACGACGCAAGCAGGCTTCCAGTTCAACGTGAGTCTGGAGACGGCCAGCGGCCAGACGCTGCGGTGGCACTACACGAACCGGTCCTCCACCATCGGGCAGGCGACCTGGGACACCGTCGTGTTCCAGGAGCAGAGCATCACGCCGCTGCCCCCCTCGCGCGGCGGCTCGCCCGCGGGCTTCATGGATGGGGCGCGCGACCTGCGCACGCTGGTGCGCGCCGCGAACCCATCCGCGAACCTGTACCTGTATGAGACGTGGTCATCGCCCACCTCCGTCGGCACACAGGGCTACCCGAGCGGGACCGCGGGGCTTCAGGCGATGCAGGCCGAGCTGCGCGACGCCTACTTCAAGGCCTACCGGGACCTGGGCTTCACGGGCGTGGCGCGCGTGGGCGATGGCTTCATGCGCGCGGTGGATCAGAACCTGGCGGACCCGAATCCCGCGGATGGCATCTCGCCGGGGATGTTCAACCTGTGGAGCGCGCAGGACAGCCGTCACTCCAGCAAGTACGGCAGCTACCTGTCCGCGGCGGTGCTCTTCGCGAAGGTCACCCAGGCGGATCCCCGCACGCTGGCGACGGGCGCGGGCAGCGCGGCGGCGGACCTGGGCATCAGCGCGGCCGACGCCGCCCACCTCCACCGCATCGCGTATGAGGTCAACGCGCTGGCGGACCCGGTCGTCAGTACGCCCACGCGCCTGCACGTTACCGGTGCGACCTACACGGGGGCGGTGACGGCGGGGACGCCAGCCAACATCACGGGCAATGCGCAGCTTGTGTCGCTGACAACGTCGGAGGGCACGTTCACGAACCTCGTGGGCGCGACGGCCAACGGGCTCACCAGCACCAACACGCCGAGCTCCCGGGGCGCGGAGCCCGCGAACGCCAACGCGGCCGCCACGGGGCTGAGCATCCATGACGGCGCGAACAACCTGAACACGGGCAACTTCCAGTTCGGCACGGCCTTCACCGCGAAGACGCGCTTCTTCATCATCGACAGCACGCTCACCTCCGCGACGCCCGGTGACGACGCCACGGTCACGCTCATCAACGCGTCCAACCAGATCGTGGGCAGCTACTCGCTGGCGCTGCTCGCGAGCGACTTCACGGGCTCCGCCGCGGGCAACACCTCCACGGCGCTGGCGACCGTCTCCTACACCAGCGGCGTGGCGAGCCTCACCGGCGACCCGGTGGGCACGGTGCAATCCAAGCTGGGCGGCGTGTCCTTCTCACTGGCGGACCTGGGCGTGACGGATGTCGCGAACATCAGCACCGCCACGGGCCTGCGCATCTCCAGCGCGACGCTGGATCCGAACGTGGTCGGCCTCTACACCGTCCCCTGA
- a CDS encoding patatin-like phospholipase family protein yields the protein MSLSGGGYRAAAFHLGTLRFLETVGLLSDVVGLSTVSGGTLTGLAWVVSQLDGKPFKAFHETFSDYLLRTNVIAEALTGLTTNRDHGSHAWASLIRSAADVYARPDFLGDRRFGEVLDAEGLPIQEAIFNTTEFHTGLDFRFRRSRNPSALLGNNGNRMPRPVASHARLADIAAASSCFPGGFEPLVFPQQFHWPKDHPLDTALAALGPGFQNGLPLMDGGIYDNQGIDALLLAFNREDPPPTLIISDVSVQDPEMYNVPENPTKRGWVTLNGVSWLAYGLFFLTLLSAAILAWRCFETARAGDWEPRDSFLYLIPGVLTASVATALVWVRARLTDGITLVKRQMDVDLWPSFKKLTVPEFEQMLVLRATSLLALTSKVFMKRVRGLVFSQVYGDSRFKDRRISNLISALTVDRPGLFAKHPWLKPGAHLVAAGTQACQMPTTLWFTDAAQFTTVEGAGAATICYVLLRHIVEHHAGQYEAPGQPLNDLYGRLRREWAVLNQASAPSQELQSLAA from the coding sequence TTGTCCCTGTCCGGCGGCGGTTATCGCGCGGCGGCGTTCCACCTGGGGACGCTGCGGTTCCTCGAGACCGTTGGACTTCTGTCCGATGTCGTGGGCCTGTCCACGGTGTCCGGCGGAACGCTCACGGGCCTGGCCTGGGTGGTGAGCCAGCTGGACGGCAAGCCGTTCAAGGCGTTCCACGAGACGTTCTCCGACTACCTGCTGCGCACGAATGTGATTGCGGAGGCGCTCACCGGGCTGACCACCAACCGCGACCACGGCAGCCACGCGTGGGCCAGCCTCATCCGGTCCGCCGCGGACGTCTATGCCCGGCCCGACTTCCTGGGCGACCGGCGCTTCGGCGAGGTGCTGGACGCGGAGGGCCTCCCGATCCAGGAGGCCATCTTCAACACCACCGAGTTCCACACCGGCCTGGACTTCCGCTTCCGGCGCAGCAGGAACCCGAGCGCCCTCCTGGGCAACAACGGCAACCGGATGCCGCGCCCGGTGGCCAGTCACGCCCGGCTGGCGGACATCGCCGCCGCGTCGTCGTGCTTCCCGGGCGGCTTCGAACCGCTGGTGTTCCCGCAGCAGTTCCACTGGCCGAAAGACCATCCGCTCGACACCGCGCTGGCGGCGCTGGGGCCGGGCTTCCAGAACGGCCTGCCGCTGATGGATGGCGGCATCTACGACAACCAGGGCATCGACGCCCTGTTGCTCGCGTTCAACCGGGAGGATCCACCGCCCACGCTGATCATCTCCGACGTCAGCGTGCAGGACCCGGAGATGTACAACGTCCCGGAGAACCCGACGAAGCGCGGCTGGGTGACGCTGAACGGCGTCTCCTGGTTGGCCTACGGGCTCTTCTTCCTCACCCTGCTCTCCGCCGCCATCCTCGCGTGGCGATGCTTCGAGACGGCTCGCGCGGGCGACTGGGAGCCCCGGGACTCCTTCCTCTACCTCATCCCGGGGGTGCTCACCGCGTCCGTGGCGACGGCGCTGGTCTGGGTCCGTGCGCGGCTGACGGACGGCATCACGCTGGTCAAGCGGCAGATGGATGTGGACCTCTGGCCGTCATTCAAGAAGCTCACCGTGCCGGAGTTCGAGCAGATGCTGGTGCTCCGCGCGACGTCGCTGCTGGCGCTGACGTCCAAGGTGTTCATGAAGCGGGTGCGCGGGCTCGTGTTCAGCCAGGTGTATGGGGACTCGCGGTTCAAGGACCGGCGCATCTCCAACCTCATCTCCGCCCTCACCGTGGACCGGCCGGGCCTCTTCGCGAAGCACCCGTGGCTCAAGCCCGGCGCGCACCTGGTGGCCGCGGGCACGCAGGCCTGCCAGATGCCCACCACGCTCTGGTTCACGGACGCAGCCCAGTTCACGACCGTGGAGGGCGCCGGCGCGGCCACCATCTGCTACGTGCTCCTGCGCCACATCGTGGAGCACCACGCCGGGCAGTACGAGGCGCCGGGCCAGCCGCTGAATGACCTGTACGGGCGCCTGCGCCGCGAGTGGGCGGTGCTCAATCAGGCCAGCGCTCCATCCCAGGAGCTGCAATCCTTGGCGGCCTAG
- a CDS encoding MGMT family protein — MASLTDLQDPYERIYLVCEQVPAGQVATYGDIATIVGGACDARTVGHAMAALGSRAATVPWQRIINRTGGISTSGYRQRELLEAEGVTFDDKGHARMDQHHWKGPSETWARAHGFHVLPPRDAPAAAPDAQLKLF, encoded by the coding sequence ATGGCATCCCTCACCGACCTGCAGGACCCCTACGAGCGCATCTACCTGGTCTGTGAACAGGTCCCCGCCGGGCAGGTGGCCACCTACGGAGATATCGCCACCATCGTCGGCGGGGCCTGCGACGCGCGCACCGTGGGCCATGCGATGGCGGCGCTCGGGTCACGAGCGGCGACCGTGCCGTGGCAGCGCATCATCAACCGCACGGGGGGTATCAGCACCTCCGGCTACCGCCAGCGCGAGCTGCTGGAGGCCGAGGGCGTCACCTTCGACGACAAGGGCCACGCGCGCATGGACCAGCACCATTGGAAGGGCCCGAGCGAGACCTGGGCACGCGCCCACGGCTTCCATGTGCTGCCACCCCGGGACGCACCCGCAGCCGCCCCCGACGCGCAGCTCAAGCTCTTCTAG
- a CDS encoding D-alanyl-D-alanine carboxypeptidase family protein — translation MPSPLLRWGLVLLVCLLAPVGFAKEVKVRKSKAKLPRLVRIHTGHRLHRDAAAAFERMAEEARAAGQPLLVTSGWRSYQQQRYLWRRYRQGLGPKAALPGLSNHNRGLAVDLVVGSEEVSPTYDWLAGNACRFGFRRTVASEPWHWEYRPRSTPGPQDGEDCLGRPVNVEPAPAVVRHDAS, via the coding sequence ATGCCCTCTCCCCTGCTGCGCTGGGGCCTTGTGCTCCTGGTCTGTCTGCTGGCACCCGTCGGGTTCGCGAAGGAGGTGAAGGTCCGCAAGTCCAAGGCGAAGCTCCCGCGCCTGGTGCGGATCCACACCGGACACCGGCTCCACCGCGACGCGGCGGCGGCCTTCGAGCGCATGGCGGAGGAGGCGCGCGCAGCGGGACAGCCCTTGCTCGTCACGAGCGGGTGGCGTTCGTATCAACAGCAGCGCTATTTGTGGCGCCGCTACCGCCAGGGCCTGGGGCCCAAGGCCGCGCTGCCAGGCCTCTCCAATCACAACCGCGGGCTCGCGGTGGATCTGGTCGTGGGCAGCGAGGAGGTGTCCCCCACGTATGACTGGCTCGCGGGCAACGCGTGCCGCTTCGGCTTCCGCCGCACCGTGGCGTCGGAGCCGTGGCACTGGGAGTACCGGCCCAGGAGCACGCCTGGGCCCCAGGACGGTGAGGACTGCCTGGGCCGTCCCGTGAACGTGGAGCCGGCGCCCGCGGTGGTCCGCCACGACGCGAGCTGA
- a CDS encoding PAS domain S-box protein, whose amino-acid sequence MGEGLLVADASAHLVFINPKGERILGMGATDEPVSRWPAHYGFYLPDQLTRYPPERLPMSRALRGETVSRTEVFLRNAERPAGTWLHVSSSPVRDAAGVIRGGVSVFSDVTDLKSAQDAAREGADKYRLLYNNTPVMMHSIDPQGRLISVSDFWLDTLGYERAEVLGHDSVEFLTPESQRYAREVVLPEYFKVGTCRDVPYQVVKKDGQVLDVLLSAIVERDAAGRMVRSLAVLIDVTERRRAEAALQESEMRLRAILDNAPTVFFLLDPQERFLFVNREWERLFHRTRQQVAGRTVFDVFPSDIAATLHHANEDIFQRRVPVEREERLPHDDGIHVHLTQKFPLLDATGAAYALCGIATDITERKRREVSQRFLAEAGRELVASLDPETTLQRVAELAVPLLSELCVFFVRLDSGTLRPVAVADRSPSRAASVREFLRRHPPDPESLHGPARVLATGRPEVSEASQGLWDDEALAEERWADVRTLQGRPSLGVPLQARGHTLGVLYLLAPEPKRAYAPEDLALTEELGRRAALAMENAQLYFSAQDSIRARDEFLSIASHELKTPLTSMRLRVQQMESALRSPRPVRAETVERMLAVFGTQLQRLSNLADHLLDVSRIHEKRLDLRMEELDLAAVARHVVGHVAPQLQDSGCELELVAHEPVWGRWDRLRMEQVMLNLLTNAMKYGAGHPIRMEVAAHEGRARLTVEDQGVGIPLEAQGRIFERFERAASLNYGGLGLGLFITRRIVEAHGGSIRVESEPGHGAKFTVELPPRVAH is encoded by the coding sequence ATGGGCGAAGGGCTCCTGGTGGCGGATGCGTCCGCGCATCTGGTGTTCATCAACCCGAAGGGGGAGCGCATCCTGGGCATGGGGGCCACCGACGAACCCGTCAGCCGGTGGCCAGCGCATTACGGCTTCTACCTGCCAGACCAGCTCACCCGCTATCCGCCCGAGCGCCTGCCCATGAGCCGGGCGCTGCGCGGCGAGACCGTCAGCCGCACGGAGGTCTTCCTTCGCAATGCCGAGAGGCCGGCGGGGACCTGGCTGCACGTCAGCTCCAGTCCGGTCCGCGATGCGGCGGGCGTGATCCGCGGCGGCGTCTCCGTCTTCAGCGACGTCACCGACCTCAAGAGTGCCCAGGACGCGGCGCGCGAGGGCGCCGACAAGTACCGGCTGCTCTACAACAACACGCCCGTGATGATGCACTCCATTGATCCGCAGGGACGGCTCATCAGTGTCAGCGATTTCTGGCTGGACACGCTGGGCTACGAACGCGCGGAGGTGCTCGGGCACGACTCGGTGGAGTTCCTGACGCCGGAGTCCCAGCGCTATGCCCGGGAGGTCGTCCTGCCCGAGTACTTCAAGGTCGGGACGTGCCGGGACGTGCCGTACCAGGTGGTGAAGAAGGACGGACAGGTCCTCGACGTCCTCCTGTCCGCCATCGTGGAGCGGGACGCCGCGGGCAGGATGGTTCGTTCGCTCGCGGTGCTCATCGACGTGACCGAACGGAGGCGGGCGGAGGCGGCGCTGCAGGAGAGCGAGATGCGGCTGCGCGCCATCCTGGACAACGCGCCGACCGTGTTCTTCCTCTTGGATCCACAGGAGCGCTTCCTGTTCGTGAACCGCGAGTGGGAGCGGCTCTTCCACCGCACCCGGCAACAGGTGGCCGGGAGGACCGTCTTCGATGTCTTTCCCTCGGACATCGCAGCCACCCTGCACCACGCCAACGAGGACATCTTCCAGCGCCGTGTCCCCGTGGAGCGGGAGGAGCGGCTTCCGCACGATGACGGCATCCACGTCCACCTCACGCAGAAGTTCCCGCTCCTCGACGCCACCGGCGCGGCCTACGCGCTCTGTGGAATCGCCACCGACATCACCGAACGCAAGCGGAGGGAGGTGTCACAGCGTTTCCTGGCCGAGGCGGGCCGCGAGCTGGTGGCGTCGCTCGACCCTGAAACCACGCTCCAGCGTGTCGCCGAGCTGGCCGTGCCCCTGCTGTCGGAGCTGTGTGTCTTCTTCGTGCGGCTGGACAGCGGGACCCTGCGGCCCGTGGCGGTGGCGGACCGCTCCCCGTCCCGCGCCGCGAGCGTGCGGGAGTTCCTGCGTCGCCACCCTCCGGATCCGGAGTCCCTTCACGGCCCGGCCCGGGTGCTGGCCACCGGAAGACCCGAGGTGTCCGAAGCGTCACAGGGCCTGTGGGACGACGAGGCGCTCGCGGAGGAGCGGTGGGCGGACGTGAGGACGCTCCAGGGGCGGCCTTCGCTCGGCGTGCCGCTCCAGGCGCGAGGCCACACCCTGGGCGTCTTGTACCTCCTCGCGCCCGAACCGAAGCGCGCGTATGCACCGGAGGACCTGGCGTTGACGGAGGAGCTGGGCCGGCGGGCCGCGCTCGCCATGGAGAATGCCCAGCTCTATTTCTCCGCGCAGGACTCCATCCGTGCGCGGGATGAGTTCCTGTCCATCGCGTCCCATGAGCTGAAGACCCCGCTGACCTCCATGCGGCTGCGGGTGCAGCAGATGGAGTCCGCGCTGAGGTCGCCGCGCCCGGTGCGCGCGGAGACGGTGGAGCGGATGCTGGCGGTCTTCGGGACCCAGCTCCAACGCCTGTCGAACCTGGCGGACCACCTGCTCGACGTCTCACGGATCCATGAGAAGCGGCTCGACCTGCGCATGGAGGAGTTGGACCTGGCGGCGGTGGCTCGGCACGTGGTGGGGCACGTCGCACCGCAGCTCCAGGATTCGGGCTGCGAGCTCGAACTGGTGGCGCACGAGCCGGTGTGGGGGCGCTGGGACCGGCTGCGGATGGAGCAGGTCATGCTCAACCTGCTGACCAATGCGATGAAGTATGGCGCGGGGCATCCCATCCGGATGGAGGTGGCAGCGCACGAGGGAAGGGCGCGGCTCACTGTGGAGGACCAGGGGGTGGGCATTCCGCTCGAAGCCCAAGGGCGGATCTTCGAACGCTTCGAGCGCGCGGCCTCCCTCAACTACGGAGGGCTCGGATTGGGACTCTTCATCACGCGGCGGATCGTCGAAGCGCACGGCGGAAGCATCCGCGTGGAGAGCGAACCGGGGCACGGCGCGAAGTTCACCGTGGAGCTGCCGCCTCGTGTTGCCCACTGA
- a CDS encoding extracellular solute-binding protein, producing MNWRALICPAVLVLSACSDPSDPDPTPRRPLKAVLFPYIPDSAGDGFASLEQRLEADFEQSHPDIDLDVVFDASLDVYDLDEGGTLNQLLGTGTGAAQLVEVDTLLLGSLAEKRWIQPVALEAGVVHPAAEEAVRIGGETYGVPTYLCTNVVYSRSTNLRSASDSASLVRVLREAAPGKRPLATNFDGSWNLPSSYIDAWADTHPGDALAKAVSLPLDSQTMNAFAEVVDSCSLEAGVNPCLDGSYADNTVAEEAFAREQANGFMGYTERLFYILQAQPSMPLPEVISVPLGTGSAPAVFVDALVLNANCTGICAEDARAFTSFMQSPETRSLIAFSKDAPAGTRPRYLLQANRAFYQQEPARSDPMYKQYEVILRGGRPYPNQRFPENRKALQAALLEQLQ from the coding sequence ATGAATTGGAGAGCCCTGATCTGCCCCGCCGTCCTGGTCCTGAGCGCCTGCTCGGATCCTTCCGACCCCGACCCCACGCCCCGGCGACCGCTGAAGGCGGTCCTGTTCCCATACATCCCCGACTCCGCCGGGGACGGCTTCGCCAGCCTGGAGCAGCGGCTGGAGGCCGACTTCGAGCAGAGCCATCCAGACATCGACCTGGACGTCGTGTTCGACGCCTCCCTGGATGTCTATGACCTGGATGAAGGCGGAACGTTGAATCAACTCCTGGGCACCGGGACGGGGGCCGCCCAACTGGTGGAGGTGGACACGCTGCTGCTCGGCTCGCTCGCGGAGAAGCGATGGATCCAGCCCGTCGCGCTGGAAGCGGGCGTCGTGCATCCGGCGGCGGAGGAGGCCGTCCGCATCGGCGGTGAGACCTACGGCGTGCCCACCTACCTGTGCACGAACGTCGTCTATTCGCGGAGCACGAACCTCCGGTCCGCGTCGGACAGCGCGTCGCTCGTGCGCGTCCTCCGCGAGGCGGCTCCCGGCAAGCGCCCGCTCGCGACGAACTTCGATGGAAGCTGGAACCTGCCGTCCTCGTACATCGACGCCTGGGCGGACACGCATCCGGGGGATGCGCTCGCGAAGGCTGTCTCGCTGCCACTCGACTCGCAGACGATGAATGCGTTCGCGGAGGTCGTTGACAGCTGCTCGCTCGAAGCGGGCGTCAATCCGTGCCTGGATGGCAGCTACGCGGATAACACGGTGGCGGAAGAGGCCTTCGCCAGGGAGCAGGCCAACGGCTTCATGGGCTACACCGAGCGCCTCTTCTACATCCTCCAGGCCCAGCCCAGCATGCCGCTCCCGGAGGTCATCTCGGTCCCGCTGGGCACGGGCTCGGCGCCGGCGGTCTTCGTGGATGCGCTGGTGCTCAACGCGAACTGCACCGGGATATGCGCGGAGGATGCACGGGCCTTCACGTCGTTCATGCAGTCTCCGGAGACGCGCAGCCTCATCGCCTTCAGCAAGGACGCCCCGGCGGGCACGCGGCCTCGCTATCTGCTCCAGGCCAACCGCGCCTTCTATCAGCAGGAGCCCGCGCGCTCAGACCCCATGTACAAGCAGTACGAAGTCATCCTGCGCGGAGGGCGGCCCTATCCCAACCAGCGCTTCCCGGAGAATCGGAAGGCGCTCCAAGCGGCCCTGCTCGAACAGCTCCAGTGA
- a CDS encoding DUF4139 domain-containing protein, translating into MRVVPSVLESVTVHAEGALCTRAFVLSPENGHLPGQVRIDGLPLALRTGSLRARVVEGPSGLLVRDLKPTFDVRLPPESELPAEQHALEAAEATLASVHGRLERVRAEIAALRGLTPTWPAQRKGHPPREAPVPAMLSLLGFVDSELAELQAQELDLARQHRDATNELELRRRRVQELSSAKSVDRARLFRAALLTLSGPIAANADARLVLEYAVAGARWVPTYDLRLPRTLEEGTLRMRAAVVQRTGEDWNGVRLAVSTASLERRVEVPELKSLRIGRSQPPPARSGWREPAPGLEELFAGYDALHLARPEPTLRKPLPPPMPEPMPEAAVESFSEQESFKEKATFGSAPGAAPSVAAPPPPAPMVAPASASSGAFLGGSRPSMPRRSGTGAVAVPSMSAAPGGGGMERMRSKKRAAVEDELDDAPMADLVDDEGGAGDEPRRAAGLEPADGLFDYDSLTLASAASPGQRGRLRPRSSLISQAMLSVTAVKLQVEVVRLEAQAFTFAESVNSVEPPNGSVPPRDSARHFDARFDAEALADVPSDGAWHTVSMLTVPLNLRAEYVCVPSLEPRVFRTVRLDNASPHPLLAGPVDVTLGDEFLMTSPLPTLGPGETQRLGLGVEEALQVARNTRFEEATGGMFGNSAVLTHHVSVEVANHLARPVNIAISERVSVVPESQKDLKVEEVEVVPPWQKSTPLPGEDAVEGERMWRVSVPAGEKRSMKATWVVKLPASKMLSGGNRRT; encoded by the coding sequence ATGCGCGTCGTACCGTCCGTCCTGGAATCCGTCACCGTTCACGCCGAGGGCGCGCTCTGCACGCGCGCGTTCGTGCTCTCACCCGAGAACGGCCACCTGCCCGGCCAGGTCCGCATCGACGGCCTGCCCCTGGCGCTGCGCACGGGCTCGCTCCGCGCGCGCGTGGTGGAGGGGCCCTCCGGCCTCCTCGTCCGCGACCTCAAGCCCACCTTCGACGTGCGCCTGCCGCCGGAGTCGGAGCTGCCCGCCGAACAGCACGCGTTGGAAGCGGCGGAGGCCACGCTGGCGTCCGTGCACGGCCGGCTGGAGCGGGTGCGCGCGGAGATCGCGGCGCTCCGCGGCCTGACGCCCACCTGGCCCGCTCAGCGCAAAGGCCATCCTCCTCGCGAGGCGCCGGTGCCGGCGATGCTGTCGCTATTGGGCTTCGTGGACTCGGAGCTGGCGGAGCTGCAGGCCCAGGAGCTGGACCTGGCGCGACAGCACCGCGATGCCACGAATGAACTGGAGCTGCGCCGCCGCCGCGTACAGGAGCTGTCCTCCGCGAAGAGCGTGGACCGCGCCCGGCTGTTCCGCGCCGCGCTGCTGACGCTGTCCGGCCCCATCGCCGCGAACGCGGACGCGCGGCTGGTGCTGGAGTACGCGGTGGCCGGCGCGCGCTGGGTGCCCACCTATGATTTGCGCCTTCCGCGCACGCTGGAGGAAGGCACGCTGCGCATGCGCGCCGCCGTCGTCCAGCGGACCGGCGAGGACTGGAACGGCGTGCGTCTGGCCGTCTCCACCGCGAGCCTGGAGCGGCGCGTGGAGGTGCCGGAGCTGAAGTCGCTGCGCATCGGCCGCAGCCAGCCTCCGCCCGCGCGCTCCGGATGGCGTGAGCCCGCGCCGGGCCTGGAGGAGTTGTTCGCGGGCTACGACGCCCTGCACCTGGCCCGCCCGGAGCCCACCCTTCGCAAGCCCCTCCCCCCTCCCATGCCGGAGCCCATGCCGGAAGCGGCGGTCGAGTCTTTCTCGGAGCAGGAGTCTTTCAAGGAGAAGGCCACGTTCGGAAGCGCCCCCGGAGCCGCGCCCAGCGTGGCCGCCCCTCCCCCCCCGGCGCCCATGGTGGCACCGGCCTCCGCGTCCTCGGGAGCCTTCCTGGGCGGATCCCGTCCTTCGATGCCTCGCCGCAGCGGCACCGGCGCCGTCGCGGTGCCCAGCATGTCGGCCGCACCGGGCGGTGGCGGCATGGAGCGCATGCGCAGCAAGAAGCGCGCGGCCGTGGAAGACGAGCTCGATGACGCGCCGATGGCCGACCTCGTGGATGACGAAGGTGGCGCCGGCGATGAGCCTCGGCGCGCCGCGGGCCTGGAGCCGGCGGATGGCCTGTTCGATTACGACTCGCTGACGCTGGCCTCCGCGGCCTCACCGGGGCAGCGCGGCCGGCTGCGTCCCCGCTCCTCGCTCATCTCGCAGGCGATGCTGTCCGTCACCGCCGTGAAACTTCAGGTGGAGGTCGTGCGCCTGGAGGCCCAGGCCTTCACCTTCGCCGAGTCCGTGAACAGCGTGGAGCCGCCCAACGGGTCCGTGCCGCCGCGCGATTCCGCGCGCCACTTCGACGCGCGCTTCGACGCGGAGGCGCTCGCGGACGTGCCGTCCGATGGCGCATGGCACACCGTGTCCATGCTGACGGTGCCCTTGAACCTGCGGGCCGAGTACGTGTGCGTCCCCTCGCTGGAGCCGCGCGTCTTCCGCACGGTGCGCCTGGACAACGCCTCGCCGCATCCGCTGCTCGCGGGGCCGGTGGACGTGACGCTCGGCGACGAGTTCCTGATGACGTCTCCCCTGCCCACGCTGGGGCCTGGCGAGACGCAGCGGCTGGGATTGGGCGTGGAGGAGGCGCTCCAGGTGGCGCGCAACACCCGCTTCGAGGAGGCCACGGGCGGTATGTTCGGCAACAGCGCCGTGCTCACGCACCATGTCTCCGTGGAGGTGGCCAACCACCTCGCCCGCCCCGTGAACATCGCCATCTCCGAGCGCGTCAGCGTGGTCCCCGAGTCCCAGAAGGACCTCAAGGTGGAGGAGGTGGAGGTGGTGCCTCCGTGGCAGAAGTCCACGCCACTGCCGGGTGAGGACGCGGTGGAGGGCGAGCGGATGTGGCGCGTGAGCGTCCCCGCCGGAGAGAAGCGTTCGATGAAGGCGACGTGGGTCGTGAAGCTGCCCGCCAGCAAGATGCTGAGCGGCGGGAACCGGAGGACGTGA